One stretch of Zingiber officinale cultivar Zhangliang chromosome 6B, Zo_v1.1, whole genome shotgun sequence DNA includes these proteins:
- the LOC121992284 gene encoding uncharacterized protein LOC121992284, with amino-acid sequence MRSSLFRLARHLKFPTSSMIGSPLHRPLLSSLLEHPIQESFPGDHLQWRSVGSRRGSQFATGFNPLESKQLGSIIDLERAKNCSPEELVSVWDDYHLGRGHIGASMKAKLYHLLNQRSLTCRHFVIPLWKGSGYTNMFLQVQMPHMIFTGLEDYKARGTQASPYFAVTYYTEFAESKDIVLIRGDVVFTSKLSDSEAKWLLDTAHAFYLNDDKYKLVERFNKETHEFEFKDVLRALEMPTL; translated from the exons ATGCGGAGCTCGCTCTTCAGATTAGCTCGCCACTTGAAGTTTCCCACTTCGTCAATGATTGGCTCTCCACTCCACCGTCCCCTTCTATCTTCCCTCCTTGAGCATCCAATTCAAGAGTCATTTCCTGGTGATCACCTCCAATGGAGGTCAGTTGGGAGCCGTAGGGGCTCCCAATTTGCTACTGGTTTCAACCCCCTCGAGTCAAAGCAGCTTGGGTCCATCATCGATCTGGAGAGGGCCAAGAATTGCTCACCTGAGGAGCTCGTCTCAGTCTGGGACGAT TATCATCTTGGAAGAGGTCATATTGGTGCATCCATGAAAGCAAAGTTGTACCATCTATTGAATCAGCGATCTCTTACCTG CCGGCATTTTGTCATTCCTTTGTGGAAGGGGAGTGGTTACACCAATATGTTTCTCCAAG TGCAGATGCCACACATGATATTCACTGGCCTTGAGGATTACAAGGCAAGAGGAACTCAAGCAAGCCCCTATTTTGCTGTTACTTACTACACTGAATTTGCAGAAAGCAAAGACATCGTGCTGATTCGCGGTGACGTCGTCTTCACCAGCAAGCTTAGTGATTCAGAAGCAAAATGGCTTCTGGATACTGCTCACGCATTCTATCTGAATGATGATAAATACAAACTTGTGGAGCGCTTCAACAAAGAGACTCATGAATTTGAGTTCAAGGATGTCCTCCGAGCTCTAGAAATGCCCACACTTTGA